A stretch of Acropora palmata chromosome 9, jaAcrPala1.3, whole genome shotgun sequence DNA encodes these proteins:
- the LOC141893086 gene encoding uncharacterized protein LOC141893086, with protein MNLGFWLSTVFLLSNVGIPKAADQCCEGEYSVNGMFLKGHVFKTVETHFPSDLECYRACNQDIRCQSYNVIIDEHICELNNRTKEARPDDFLHDARRFYMKRTSSRVPLGSIQELPAKSCAEIKESEGTEVAEGKRWIYADENAEQAMQASCHGT; from the exons ATGAACCTGGGATTTTGGCTTTCAACAGTTTTTCTGCTCTCAAATGTTGGTATTCCTAAGGCAGCTGACCAATGTTGTGAGGGAGAATACTCTGTTAATGGTATGTTTCTCAAGGGACACGTGTTCAAAACAGTCGAGACTCACTTTCCATCAGACCTAGAATGCTACAGGGCATGCAACCAGGATATCAGATGCCAAAGCTACAATGTCATTATTGATGAACATATTTGCGAGCTGAACAACAGGACGAAAGAAGCTAGGCCTGACGACTTTTTACACGATGCAAGGCGGTTTTACATGAAACGTACATCCAGTAGAG TGCCGTTGGGTTCAATTCAAGAGCTCCCTGCTAAGTCGTGCGCTGAAATCAAAGAGAGTGAAGGGACGGAAGTGGCAGAAGGAAAACGCTGGATCTACGCTGATGAAAATGCTGAGCAGGCAATGCAGGCTTCTTGTCATGGTACTTAA
- the LOC141892679 gene encoding uncharacterized protein LOC141892679 encodes MKLVHRHGSIKSNRYDPPTFWSCGNARYYANNTFMTIITNAKREALLPSVENLKTALCSKEHYYVLEKVNQGSPELILGNLSRPLSFLKDQQLQIWYGQDWIDCSEKSNSGASCVDIFAWYV; translated from the coding sequence ATGAAGCTCGTTCACAGACATGGATCCATCAAAAGCAATCGCTATGACCCTCCTACATTCTGGAGCTGCGGCAATGCAAGATACTATGCCAACAATACGTTTATGACAATCATCACAAATGCAAAAAGAGAAGCTCTTCTGCCTTCGGTGGAAAACTTGAAGACAGCTCTCTGTTCTAAAGAGCATTACTATGTTCTTGAGAAAGTTAATCAAGGATCACCGGAACTGATTCTGGGCAATCTTTCCAGGCCATTGAGTTTTCTGAAAGACCAACAGCTGCAGATATGGTATGGACAGGACTGGATTGATTGTTCTGAGAAGAGTAATAGCGGTGCTTCCTGCGTCGACATATTTGCTTGGTACGTGTGA